The genomic interval GGTCGCGGCAGGCGCTGGGCTTCAAGGGCCTGTTGCTCGGCTGGACGCCGTTCGTGCAGAAGGCGATTCAGGCGCAGGCCAACAAGGGTTTGCAGGCGTTTCGCGCGAAGCGCCGCGCGTGAGTGTCATGCGTTTCGCGGCGGCGCATGCCGCGCGAGGAACCGGTCGAGCTGGCTCGCGAAGGTCTTGCTGTCGCGCGCGCTGAACGGCGCGGGGCCGCCCGTGTCGATACCCGAGTTGCGCAATTGCTCCATGACGTCGCGCATCGTCAAACGCTCCTGGATATTCTCGCGCGTGAACCAGTTGCCGCGCGTGTCGAGCACGTGCGCGCCGCGCTCCAGCGCGGCGGCGGCGAGCGGGATATCGGCGGTGATGACGAGATCGCCCGCGGCCGCGAGTTCGACCACGCGCGCGTCGGCGGCGTCGAAACCCGCCGGCACCTGGATCGACTTGATGAACGGCGAGGGCGGCGTGCGCAGCGCCTGATTGGCGACGAGCGTCACGACGATTTCCGTGCGGCGCGCCGCGCGGAACAGGATGTCCTTGATGACGACCGGGCAGGCGTCGGCGTCGACCAGAATTTGCATGAGCGAAGGCGGAATGGGCGAAACGAGTCCGCCATCATAGCAGCGCGCTACAGCAGGCCCAGCGCGGCCGCCTTGAGTGTTGCCGCCGCGCGCGTCGAGCACTCGAGCTTGCGAAACACGCTTTCGACGTGCGTGCGCACGGTGCTCGGACTCAGCGTCAATGCGCGCGCGGCCTCTTTGTTGCTCGCACCGCGCGAAATGGCGCGCAATACGTCGATCTCGCGTGCCGAGAGCGGCGCGGATGCTTGTGAGGATCCTTGTGCCGATGCGCGCGCACCCGGCGTGCCGCCACCGGCGGGACGCGGCGCGGTCACGCCGCTGTCGGCGAGCAGGGCGTCGACCACCTCGCCGCTCAAGCGTCCGGCGGCCACGTCGTCATGCAACTGCCGCGCGGCCTCTTCGGCGCAAAGCGCCGCGCGCCACGGGCGTGCCGAGCGCAACGCGACCCATGCCACCGTGGCGGCCAGCACGCGGGCTTCGAGCGTTAGCGCAGCCTCGCGTGCGCCGCGAAAATAGCCCGAGCCGTCGAGCCGTTCGTACGCCTGCGACGCGAGTTCCGCCGCCTCGTTCAGCGCGCCCGCCTGCTTGCCCGCCCGCGCGGTCCAGTACGGCACGAGCCGTACTTTCTCCCATGCGCTCTCGGGCAAGCGCGTGGTCGCGTTCCAGATGCCATTGGGTACCGCCGCGCGCCCGATGCCGTGGATCAGCCCCGCGCGATAGACGCGCAGCGGCGCGGCCGGGTCTGCGGTGAGCCGCGCGCAACATTGCGCGGCCGTGGCCGCGACGGCGCGCGAAAAGCCCGTCATCCACGGCAGTTTCAGGTCGATGACGTCGGCGATCAGTTCGGCCGAGGTCGTCTGCTGCATGGCCGGCGTGGCGAGCGCGGCGTCGAGTTCGCCGGGCGTGGCGCGATCCAGTTCCGCGATCCATTCGTGCGCATGCTGTGCCGCGATCGCGACGAGGCGCGCGGGATAGCGCGTCTCCGAACGTTGCGCGACGAGCGCTAGCGCCGCCGCCACGCCATGCGCGCGGCCCAACGCTTCCAGATCGCCGGCCAGCCCCACCACGAACACCGCGAACGGCACCGCTTCGCCCGCGAGTTGCGCGGGCACGCCGTGGCCGTCCCACGATTCGAAAATGTGGCGCAACGCGCGCTCGGTCTCGCGCGCGAGGCCCAGCATGCGTGCGACTTCGCCGGACACTTCGCAGTGGATTTGCGCGAGCGGCGCGAGCAGGGCGCCGACATCGCCACGGCCTTCCAGCGGCTTCGCCCAGCCCGAGCGGTTTTCCAGCATGGCGCCGCGCACCTGGACGTCGTCGCCGAACAGCTCGGCGAAGCCGCCCGCATTGGCGGTGCAGCCCGACCAGCGCAGCAGCGAGGTTTCGCGCACGGTGTCGCAGGCGGCGGCGTCGAGTTGCGCCGCGTGCGCGAGTCGCGCCGCGAGCCAGGCCGTGCGCGGCGAGTGGTCGGTGGGCTGGCCCATGCTCAAGTCGCCGATAAAGGCGAGTGCCTTCACGGCGTCGAACACGCGCAGCGGCGAGAGACGGGCTTCGTCTGCGGTCATGGTGTATCGGCGGAATGACGCGGAAAAGAGCGACCACTATAAGGCACGGCGCGTGACGCCGCATGCGCCGGGTCGGTCATTCGACCGATGCCGCCGCGCGCCGCGCAATGCGATGCTGTTTCCCACTGCAGGCCGTGCCGCAACAGCATGCGGGGACGCACCCGCGCACCCGCGCACACGGCCGCGACGAACCGGACAGGAGTTGCCATGAACGATCGACATGTGAATACCGCCCGCGCCACGGAAACGCGCTGGCTCATGCAGTATTACTTTGTGCGGACGGCGTTTTCCGCGCTTTGGGTGGCGCTCGCGTTCAGCCTCGGGCGGCACTCGCCGGGCGCCGCGGCCGCGCTGCTCGTCGTGTATCCCGCGTGGGACGCGCTCGCCAATTACGTTGATATGGCGCGCAGCGGCGGCGCGGCCGCCAACCGCACGCAGGCGCTCAACTTCGTGATTAGCGTGTTGACGGCGCTCGCGGCCCTCGTCGCACTGCGAGCGGGCGCGCATTGGGTACTGGACGTGTTCGGCGCATGGGCGATTCTCGCCGGGCTGATGCAACTCGGCACGGCCGTGCGCCGCTGGAAAGACTTCGGCGCGCAATGGGCGATGATTTTGAGCGGCGCGCAGTCGGCCTTGGCGGGGACGTTCTTTATCGTGCAGTCCAATGCGCCCACACCCGCCATCGAGAAAATCGGCGGGTATGCGGCGGTGGGCGCGGTCTATTTTCTGATCTCCGCGCTGTGGCTCGTGGTGAGTCAATGGCGACGCAAGGCGGCCCAGGTTTCGTAAAACTCACTCACGGTTTTCCGGTCGTATTTTCCGCCTATGCACCATAAGCGATCGCCGGAAGCATCAATATTGCCGGTTCGGCGCGATGCGCAACGTTCTTGCGCGTCGTCGCATCGACTTTTACCGGCATCGGCAAGCATGCCTAAGTATCGCGTGAGATTTATTCTGACCGTTCCCGACCGCCGTTTTTATGCGAAAAGAATAGAGTGATTTTCGGGGTAGGAGAGAAGCGGAAAACTCGCGTAATCTGATCCTTTGTGCCGTAGCCAATTCACTCGGGACGAAGGAATCACTCGATGCTGGTGAGCACCTATAACCAGATGCTGGTGGCCTGCTCGATGCTTGTCGCGATTCTGGCGTCCTACACGGCGCTCGACATGGCGGGAAGAATCGCTTCGGCGAAAGGCCGGGCCGCGCGCTGGTGGCATGCGGGCGGCGCCTGCGCAATGGGGCTCGGTATCTGGTCGATGCACTTCGTCGGCATGCTCGCCTTCAGTCTGCCCATCCCGCTCGGCTACGATCCCGGCATCACGCTGCTCTCGCTGTTGATCGCCATCGGGGCTTCGGCCTACGCGCTTTCGGTGGTCGGGCAAGTCACGCTGCCGGGGCATCGGTTGCTGGCGGGCGCGTTGCTGATGGGATTCGCGATCGCGGCCATGCACTACACGGGCATGGCCGCGATGCGCATGAACCCGGTCATTCAGTACGATCCGGCGTTGTTCGCGCTCTCGCTCGCGATTGCCGTGGCCGCTTCGGGCGCCGCGTTGTGGATCGCGTTTCGCCTGCGCAAGCCGTCGCGGCGCGTGCGCCGCCTGCGCGTGGGCGCGGCCGTCATCATGGGCTGCGCGATCTTCGGCATGCACTACACCGGCATGGCCGCCGCGCATTTCGAGGCGGGCAGCGTCTGCATGGCGGCGGGCGAAGGCGTCGATCCGCAATGGCTCGCGGTGGTCGTCATCATCGTGACGCTGGCGGCCTTGTCGATCGCGCTGATCGTTTCCGTGCTCGACCACCGGCTCGACGCGCGCACCGCGATGCTGGCCACTTCGCTCGCGCAGGCCAACGAAGAACTGAACTATCTCTCGCTGCACGACGCGCTCACCAAACTGCCCAATCGCACGCTGCTCGACGACCGCCTCAAGCAGGCCATGCATCGCTCGGCGCTGGGCAATTCGCGTTACGCGTTGATGTTCATGGGGCTCGACAACTTCACGGCCGTCAACGACGTGTATGGCCATCATGTCGGCGACCTGCTGTTGATCGACGCCGCGCGGCGCATCGTGGAGACCGTGCCCGGCAGCGACACCGTGGCGCGCGTGGGCGGCGACGGTTTCGCCCTGCTGATCAAGATCGGCGAACCGCAGGACGCCGCCGCCATCGCCGAAAAACTCACTAAAGTGATTGGCGCGCCCTTTCCGGTCACGGGCCATCAATTGAGTGTGTCGATGAGCGTGGGCATCGCCATCTATCCCGGCAACGGCGTTCATCCGCAGGACGTGCTGGCGAATGCCAACGCGGCCATGCATCACGCCAAACTCACGAGCCGCAACAGTTACTGTTTTTTCGAAACGTCGATGAACGTCAACGTGCATGCGCAGATGCAGATCATTCAGGACCTGCGCCGCGCGCTGACGCAGCACGAACTCGCGCTCCACTATCAGCCTAAATTTCAGGTGCCGTGCGGTTCGATCGTGGGGGCCGAGGCGCTGTTGCGCTGGGTGCATCCCACGCTCGGCATGATTCCGCCCGCCGAGTTCATTCCGGTGGCGGAAAAGTCCGGCCTGATCGTGCCGATCGGCGTGTGGGTGCTCGACGAGGCGTGCCGGCAGATGCGGGCGTGGCACGACGCCGGGCATATCGACTGGACCATCGCCGTGAATCTCTCGCCCGTGCAATTCGCGCATGCCGATCTGATCGACACGGTGCGCAAAACGCTGGCGCGGCATCAACTCAATCCCGGCAGCCTCACGCTCGAAGTGACCGAATCCACGGCCATGGCGAATGTCGAGGCGAGTTTGTCGATACTGCGCGCGCTACGCCAGGCGGGCGTGAGAATTTCGATCGACGACTTCGGCACGGGTTATTCGAGCTTGCTGTATCTGAAGCGCTTGCCCGCCGCCGAACTCAAGATCGATCGCGGCTTCGTGCGCGACTTGTCGCGCGGCTCGGAAGACGCCGCGATCGTCGCGGCCATTGTTGCGCTCGGCCATACGCTCAAGCTCAAGATCGTCGCGGAAGGCGTGGAAACCACCGAGCAGCGCGCGCTGCTCACCGAACTGGGCTGCGACACGCTGCAAGGCTATCTGCTCGGCAAGCCCATGACCGCCGACCGGTTTCTCCAGGCGACGGCCGCGTGAGGCGCACGCGTCAGAAGGTCTTGCGTATGCCGAGCCGCAGCGCGAGTTGATTCACCGAGGTCGAAGGCGCCAGCACGGGCGCGAGATCGGCCACCGCGCCGCCGCCCGCACGCATGTAGGTCGCCGTTGCGTAGACGTCGGTGCTCTTCGAGAGGAAATAGTCGGCGCTCGCATCCACCTCGTGATAGTGCGGTTTCTGGCCGGTGGCCGAGACCGAGCCCAGCGTGTAGCTGTACGCGGTGCCCAGTTGCAGCGTGGGCATGAGCTGATAACTCGCGACGATTTCGCCGATATTGAACGTGACGTGACCGCCGATCTTCGCGCCGAGCGTGGCGTCGAGATCGCCGAACTGCGTGTGCGTCCAAGTGGCGCTGAGCTTGAACGAACCGAGCGTATACATGCCGCCGAGGCCCAGTACCTTGTAGCTGCCCGCCGCGAGACCGTAGTTGCCGTCCACGGTATTGCTCGCGAGCCAGACGCCGTCGGTGACGGACGTGGCCGGATGGTCGATCGCGGTGTAGGCGGCGGCGAACTCGAACGCGCCGCCCACGTACTGCAACGCGAACGACTTCGCGCTGTTGCGCGCGAAATTGCCGGCCGTGCCGCCGAAGCTGTACGCGGCTACGCCGGTCAGGCCGGCCATGACCGGCGACACGTATTTGACCGCGTTTTGCAGGCGAAAGTCGATGCCGTTGTTGTCCAGATCGCCGGGGTGCGGGAACAGAATGCCGCCCGGCAAGCGCGCGTTCGCGGAATACGGGCCGATGTAATCGCCGATCTCTTCGTCCTGGCGGCCGAGTGTCAGCGTACCGTAGCGCGCGTTCGACAAGCCCACGTAAGCGGGACGGCCGAACATGCGGCCGCCCTGACTCAGCGCGCCCGTGTTCACGTTGAAGCCGCTTTCCAGCCGGAAAATCGCGCTGCTGCCACCGCCCAGATCTTCGGTGCCCTTGATGCCCCAGCGATTGCCCTGCGAAATGCTGCTTTGCATCTGCAACGCGCTGTGGCCGCCCTGATTGCTCGACCACGTCAAGCCGTCGTCGATGATGCCGTACAGACTAACGCTGCTTTGCGCGTAGGCACCCGTGCTGATCGTCAGCATGCCTAATGAAAGTGCTGCGAACCTTTTCATGTTGTTCACCTCTTGCGGTTGCTGGCTTTTTTGGGGTTGATGCGGCGGGATTGCGGGAGAAACGGCGCGCACCGCCTTCGAAAGGCGAGGCGCGCGAAGCGCGTCAAGATATCGAGGGCAACACCTTGCCGGGATTGAGGATGCCGTGCGGGTCGAGTGCCGCCTTGATCGCGCGCATGGCCGCGAGTTCGGCGGGTGCGCGGGTGTGGCCGAGCACATCGCGCTTCTTGCTGCCGATGCCGTGTTCGGCCGATACCGAGCCACCGTATTCGCGCACGATGCCGTACACAAGTGCTTCCACGGCGTTGACCGTGGAGTCGTCCGCGCCCGCGACTTGCACGATCAGATGCAGATTGCCGTCGCCGAGATGGCCGTACGTGAGCACCGTGCTGCCGGGCCACGTGGCGCGCAACGCCTCGTCGCATTGCTGCGCGGCGCGGCCGATGTCGGCAATGGCGAAGCTCACGTCGAACGCGATCAGATCGGGCATCAGAATCGGGAATTCCGCAGTGGCGTCGCGAATACGCCAGAACGCACCCGCGTCGCTTTGCGATTGCGCGATCGACGCATTGGCGATCACGCCTGCCTCGAGCATCGCGGCGAGAAAGTCCTCGAATGCCTGCTGATGGCTCGCTTCGTCGCCGCCTGCCGATTCCATCAGCACGTAGAACGGATGCGGCGTGTCGAGCGGCGCGCGCAGGCCGTGCACGTTGCCGAGCATGTAGTCGACGAAACTCGGCCACATCACCTCGAACGCGGAGACGCCTGTCGACAAGTGCCGCTGCGCTTCGCCGAGCAGGCGCGTGACGGCCGCGTAGTCGGGCAGTCCGCACCATGCCGTGGCGAGCGCGCCGGCGCGCGGCCGCAAACGCAGCACGGCGCGCGTGATGATGCCGAGCGTGCCTTCGCTGCCGATCATGAGATTGCGCAGGTCGTAACCCGTGTTGTTCTTGACCATCTTGTGCAGACCGCCGATCACGCTGCCGTCGGCGAGCACCGCTTCGAGACCGAGTACCTGGTCGCGCGCCATGCCGTAGCGAATCACGCGATTGCCGCCCGCATTGGTCGCGAGATTGCCGCCGATCGTGCAGCTGCCGCGCGCCCCCAGATCGAGCGGAAACATCAAACCGGCTTCGCTCGCGGCCTGCTGCACGGCCTCGAGCGTGACGCCGGTCTGCACGGTGATCGTGCTCGAAATAGCGTCCACTTCCTCGATGGCCATCATGCGTTCGAGCGACAGCGCGATCTCGTTCGCCGCGGTACACGCGCCGCCCGCGAGCCCGGTGAGGCCGCCTTGCACGACCACGGGTTGACGAAAGCGGTTGCAGATCGCGAGCGCTTGCGCAACCTGTTCGGTCGAGCGCGGCCGCAGCAGCGCGAGCGGCGTTGCGCCGGGCATGCCGCTCCAGTCGGCGTTGCGGCGCTCGAGCAGACGTTCGCGCGGGCTGACCACGTCGTCGCCGAGCGCTTCGGTCAGGGCCGTCAGGATTGCGCTATTCGATAGTGTATTGGACATAGTCTGGATTCCTTATCGATGGGTCGGCTCGCCATTCGGCGCCGGCTCGGTCTGGACCGACACCAGCGCGAGCAGTACGACCGCGAGCAGCGAGACGGCGGCGAACAGGTACATGGCGTCGTCCAGCCGGTTCGTCAGCGTCTTGATCCAGCCGACGATATACGGCGAGAAGAAGCCGGGCACATTGCCGAGCGAGGTAATGAACGCAATGGCCACGGCGGCGGCCGTGCCCTGATAGCTCGACGTGGGCAAATTCCAGAACACGGGCAGCGACGCCATCAAGCCGAACATGGCAAGGCTCAGCACCACCATCGACAAGGCCACGCTGTCCACGACGAACGGGCTCGCAGCCCAGCCGAGCGCGGCGAGCAGCGAGAGCACCATCAAGGTGCCGCGTGTGTTCTGGCGCCGATCCACGTGCGCGGCAACGAAGAACATGGCAACGGTCGCCACCGCCCAGGGAATGGCCGAAAGCAGACCGATGGAAAGCGGGTCCTTCACGCCCGACGACTTGATGATGGTCGGCAGCCAGAACACGAAGCCGAAGAACGACATGCCGTAGCAACCGTAGATACCGGAGAGTATCCAGACTCGCGCGGAGGCCAGCACGCCTGCCGTGGAGACTTCCGGGGTGGCGGTGCGGTCGCTCGCGATCAACGCGGCGAGTTGTTGCTGCTCAGCGGCGCTCAACCAGCTGGCGCGCTCGGGCGTAGGCGGCAAATAGAGCAGCGTGGCAAAGCCCAGCAGCACCGAAGGCACGCCTTCGATCAGGAACAGCCACTGCCAGCCGGCGATACCGCTCAAGCCCGTCATGCTGTGCAGGATCGCGCCCGAGACCGGTCCGACCACCACGCCCGCGATCGCAATGGCCGTCATGAAGATGGCCGTCATCTTGGTGCGGTATTCGCGTGTGAACCAACTCGTGAGGTAGAAAATCACGCCGGGGAAGAAGCCCGCCTCGGCCACGCCCAGCAGAAAGCGCATGACGTAGAACTGCATGGGCGTATGCACGAACATCATGCAAGCGGAGACGATGCCCCACGAAATCATGATGCGGGCGATCCAGCGGTGCGCACCGTATTTTCGCAACAGAACATTGCTTGGCACTTCGAACAAAACATAGCCGATAAAGAAAATGCCCGCGCCGAGCCCATAGACCGTTTCGGAAAAGCCGAGTTGATCGAGCATTTGCAACTTGGCGAACGCCACGTTCATGCGGTCCACCTGAGCGATCAGATAGCAGACGAACAATAGGGGCATCAAACGCCAGGCGATCTTGCCGAACAGCGCACGCGACGTGTCGCGCGATTCGGACGGCAGCGTACCGATGATGCTTTCTTCGGGAACCATGCTTGCCTCACTGCGTTGTTGTTCTCTGAGACGGGAAGAGGGCAACCGCGGCACCGAAATCATGCGTGCGCCCCGACGTTTGACGACTTGCGCGAGCGCCCGCGCACGCGATCCATGCGGGCGCCCGGTATGCGTACGCGTTACGACGTGGCGCTGGCGTGCGCCGTGATGAAACCTTGCTTGACGAGATCGATATCGTTCGCAGCCACCGCCATGCGATAGCCGTTCGCGAAGGCTTTGCGTGCGGCCGCCGCGTCGCCGGTGAAGAGGCCGCACGGCAAGTCGTGCTCGCGCGCGGCCGCGAGCACGCGTTCGCAGTCGCGCGTGATCACGTCGGGGTCGGCGGTGCCGCGCGACAGCGACAGATCCCCAGTGCCGATAAAGAGGTAGTCCACGCCCGGCACCGCCGCAATCGCGCGTGCGTTCTCCACGCCCTGGACCGTTTCGATCAGCATGCCCACCGCAACGTGGCGATCGGCGTCGAGCATGGCCTCGATGCCTGCGAGCAGCGGCCGCACGCCGCCTGCCGAGCGATTGCCGAAGGGCGGGTAGCGCGAGGCGGAAACGGCGCGGCGTGCGTCGTCGGCGGTTTCGATCATGGGAATGAGTACCGACGATGCGCCGGCATCCAGCGCCTGTGCAATCGCGTGCGGCGAGTTCTCCGCGCAGCGGCCGATCACGGGCACGCGCAGACGCACGGCGGCAATGGCCGCTTCGAGCGTGCCGCGCTCCCACAAGCCGTGCTGGAGATCGAGCACGATCGCGCCCGGTGCGGCGTGCGTGGCGAATTCCACGAGTGGCGTACTGCCCAGCGCGAGCCAGATGACGTCCACCGGCGCGGCTTGCTGCAAACGAGACTTGAGCGACGAAAAGAGCATGACCGGTTTCCCCGAGCGTCCCGGCGCGACGGCCGTAAACGGTCGCGCCTGTGTTCGTCCTGTGTGAGTCGCCGCAGTGGAAATTGCGGCCGTGTCCGGACAGGAATGCCGGGCACAGGAAACAAAACTGAATTCAGAATATTTTTGAAAAAAAAGAATGTCAAACGCGAATTCCATGATTCTGGATCGATCGCGGGTATACGCGGATACGCACACCTGTACCGTGAAATCGTCACGAATTCGGAGCGCAATCGTTGACTTCGAAATTTTCAAACCATATTCTGTATTCAGAAGTCAGTTGCACGATTGCGGTGCATTCGTTGGACAACAGACCGGCTCGCAAGCCGGCTTGTCGATGGGGAGATCACGCTGTGGAAATCGCTTTATTTCTGACGTATCGTGTGCCGCCGGGCGCGGGGGCCGCGCCGCTCAACACGTTCGCGCAGGCGCTCGCCGCCACACCGGAATTGCGGCAAGCGGTGCTGCACGTACCGGCCACGGCGAGCGATCCGTATCTCAACGACGAGCACGCGCCGCAACTCGTACTGCAGCTCTATTTCAACGAACTCACTGCGCTCGAAGCAGTGGCTTCGAGTACGGGCAGTTTGCAGGCTCTCACCGACCGTCGCACGATCGCGTGGACGGGCAGCGCCGAAATCACGCAGCAGGCCATGGCCGTGCGCCGCTATGCAACGCCCGCGCCGAATCACGACGCCGGCACCCGCTGCACGTATCTGGTCGCGTACGAAGGCGCACCGCGCGACTACGACGCGTGGCTTGGCCACTATCTCGCGGGGCACGTGCCGCTGATGCAGCGTCTGCCCGAGATCCGCGAACTCGAAATCTACACGCGGCTCGAAACCGTGAGTGCGTTGCCCGCGCGGCGCGAACAAGCGGTGCAGCGCAACAAGGTCGTGTTCGACACGGCCGAAGCGCTCACGCACGCGCTGCATTCGCCGATCCGCCACGACATGCGTCGCGACTACGAAGCGTCGCCGCCGTTCGACGGCCATAACGTGCATTTTCCGATGACGAGCCGCTACGTGCGCGTGCTTGCCGAATGACGCCGGCGTTGCGCCGGTCAGCGTAATTTTCAGGAGCGTACTGATGAGCGAGGTCGTGCAAAACCCCATGCGCGGGCCGAATCCCTTCAAGGTCGGCGTGTTCTCCGCGAATGCCGATGGCGGGCTGAGTTTCACCACCGTGCCCGAGCGCTGGACCGCGCAGTGGGACGACGTGCAGCGCGCGGCCGTGATCGCCGACCAGGGCGGCCTGGACTTCTTCCTCCCGATCGCGCGATGGAAGGGGTTCGGCGGCGCGACCAACGCGCGCGAATGGTCGTTCGAGACGTTCACGTTCGCGGCCGCGCTTGCGGCGGTGACCCGGCGCATCGCCTTGTTCATGACGGTCCACGTGCCGCTCGTGCACCCGATCTACGCGGCCAAGGCGCTCGCCACCGTCGATCACGTGAGCCACGGGCGCGCCGGTCTGAACATCGTGTGCGGCTGGAACCCCGACGAATTCGCCATGTTCGGCACGAAGCTCAGCGAGACGCCCTACGTGCAGGCCGCCGAGTGGACCGAGATTCTCACGCGGCTTTATAACGATCCCGCGCCGCTCGATTTTGCCGGCCAGTTTTATCAGCTGAAACAGGCGGTGTCGAAACCAGCGGCATTGCAGTCGCCGCGACCGGTGACGATGAACGCGGCGTTCGGGCCGCCCGGCCGCGATTTCGCGGCACAGTATTGCGATTATCTGTTCACCACGTTCACCGACATCGACACGGGTCGCCAGCATATCGACGATGTGCGCACGCGCGCCGCCAAGGTCGGGCGCGACGTGGGCGTGTACACGGTCGCGCACGTGGTTTGCCGCGAGACGGAGCGGGAAGCGCGCGATTACTACGACTACTATTCGCGCGATCACGCCGACGAAGCCGCGCTCGACTATCACATGAAGCAGAAGCAGGGCTTTTCGAAGAGCCACGAAGACGACGCCTACCGCCTGTACCGGCAGCGGTTCGCGGCGGGCACCGGCAGCTATCCGCTCGTCGGCACGCCGGAGCAGATTGTCGAGCAGATGGTCCGCATGCACGAAGCGGGATTCGGCGGCGCCGCGCTCACGTTCGTGAATTATGTCGAGGAACTGCCGTTCTTCTGCGAACGCGTGGTGCCGCTCATGCGCGAACGCGGCTTGCGGGTCGAGTGAGTAGAAAAACCCACAGGGAGTGAGTTTGAATGAGTCTGTTTGAGAATCCCGCCGAGCCGCGCGCCTTCGCTCCAGCCGACGAATTCCGCCGCGGCATGCGCCGGCTCGCGGGCGGTGTGACGATCGTCGCCGCGCGGCTGGCAGACGGGTCGCCATGCGGTCTCGCGGCCACGGCCGTGTGCTCGGTCACCACGGAGCCGGCCGCGCTGCTGACGTGCGTGAACCGCTCGAGTTCGCTCGGCAGCGTGATTGCGGAAGGCATGCCGTTCACCGTCAACGTGCTCGCCGCGCATCACGAGGAACTGGCGCGCGCGTTTGGCGGCATGCTCGGCCTCGATCAGACAGCGCGCTTTCTGGCCGGCGACTGGCGCGAGGCGCACAACGGGGCGCCGCGGCTTGCCGATGCGCTGGTTTCTTTCACGTGCCGGGTGGCGCGAACCGTCGACGTGTCGAGTCACCTGGTCGTGATCGGCGAGGTGGAACACGTGAACCTGCCCGAAGACGACGCTGCACGCCCGCACCTCATTTATCACAATGGCACGTTTCGGCAGATCGGCGAGAGTTCGGCGTAATGGCTGGCGCGCGGGTTTTGCGAATCAGTGTGGTGGCTGCGCAGTATGCGCAGGCAATGCGAGGTGAGGCGCAGCGTGTATTTGCACCGTTTCTGTGCGTTACGATCATCCGGCTTTCTGAAGCGCGGGGAAAAGCGCGGCGGAAAAACCTTGCGAATAACGCGTGCGAAAAAGCACGGCCTTTTCACATCGACGAGACAACAGCCCGCCACACGGCCGCGCGCGACCATGGCGTGAAAGCGCTGACTCAGGGAAAACCAGGAGAAAAAACGGTAAATGCCGCGATTAAGCTCTGACCGTTGCGAGGCGCGTGCCGGCAAAGGGATCGTTTCTCCAATCCACGGCATGCGCTTCTTTCGCCTCGACCGGAGTGGCGGCAATGGCGAAATGTTCCAGGGATTGCCCCGCGCTAATGGCCTGTTGAACCCATTGCGGCGCTTCGCCTTTACCGTCCCAGGATTGTCCGGTCGCGCTGCGGTACCGCGCCGCTTTAACGGCTAATTGATCCTGGGCGATGGATTCCGCCAGGGCTTCGGGGCTAATGCCGAATTCGTCCATTCTGCGGCGCAGATAGGACACGATGCTTTCTCTTTTGCGCTCGTCCACGCTTCCTTCCTTCAATCTTTATTTTTGCGCCGATTGGCACTCACGGTAGCGCAAGCGGCGTGCCTTTAGAATAGCACGCCGGTCGGGCGGGGGCTGTCATTTAGCGCACATAACGGGTGAATCCCGATACCGCGCGTTAAGGATCGCGTAATAAACCGTGACGTAATGAATGTTAATGCGTTTCGCCGCCGGGCGCGGCGCTTTACAACGCATTATGGCCGATTTTAAACGGTCGTTCGTGCGGTGTGTATGAAACGGGCGAAATCGGGCGAGCTTGCGACGAGAAAGGCGCTGGCGGTGCGCAACATGGCGGCTGGCGGCCAG from Paraburkholderia acidisoli carries:
- a CDS encoding MFS transporter; this translates as MVPEESIIGTLPSESRDTSRALFGKIAWRLMPLLFVCYLIAQVDRMNVAFAKLQMLDQLGFSETVYGLGAGIFFIGYVLFEVPSNVLLRKYGAHRWIARIMISWGIVSACMMFVHTPMQFYVMRFLLGVAEAGFFPGVIFYLTSWFTREYRTKMTAIFMTAIAIAGVVVGPVSGAILHSMTGLSGIAGWQWLFLIEGVPSVLLGFATLLYLPPTPERASWLSAAEQQQLAALIASDRTATPEVSTAGVLASARVWILSGIYGCYGMSFFGFVFWLPTIIKSSGVKDPLSIGLLSAIPWAVATVAMFFVAAHVDRRQNTRGTLMVLSLLAALGWAASPFVVDSVALSMVVLSLAMFGLMASLPVFWNLPTSSYQGTAAAVAIAFITSLGNVPGFFSPYIVGWIKTLTNRLDDAMYLFAAVSLLAVVLLALVSVQTEPAPNGEPTHR
- a CDS encoding HpcH/HpaI aldolase family protein, which produces MLFSSLKSRLQQAAPVDVIWLALGSTPLVEFATHAAPGAIVLDLQHGLWERGTLEAAIAAVRLRVPVIGRCAENSPHAIAQALDAGASSVLIPMIETADDARRAVSASRYPPFGNRSAGGVRPLLAGIEAMLDADRHVAVGMLIETVQGVENARAIAAVPGVDYLFIGTGDLSLSRGTADPDVITRDCERVLAAAREHDLPCGLFTGDAAAARKAFANGYRMAVAANDIDLVKQGFITAHASATS
- a CDS encoding FAD-binding oxidoreductase encodes the protein MSNTLSNSAILTALTEALGDDVVSPRERLLERRNADWSGMPGATPLALLRPRSTEQVAQALAICNRFRQPVVVQGGLTGLAGGACTAANEIALSLERMMAIEEVDAISSTITVQTGVTLEAVQQAASEAGLMFPLDLGARGSCTIGGNLATNAGGNRVIRYGMARDQVLGLEAVLADGSVIGGLHKMVKNNTGYDLRNLMIGSEGTLGIITRAVLRLRPRAGALATAWCGLPDYAAVTRLLGEAQRHLSTGVSAFEVMWPSFVDYMLGNVHGLRAPLDTPHPFYVLMESAGGDEASHQQAFEDFLAAMLEAGVIANASIAQSQSDAGAFWRIRDATAEFPILMPDLIAFDVSFAIADIGRAAQQCDEALRATWPGSTVLTYGHLGDGNLHLIVQVAGADDSTVNAVEALVYGIVREYGGSVSAEHGIGSKKRDVLGHTRAPAELAAMRAIKAALDPHGILNPGKVLPSIS
- a CDS encoding EthD family reductase, whose protein sequence is MEIALFLTYRVPPGAGAAPLNTFAQALAATPELRQAVLHVPATASDPYLNDEHAPQLVLQLYFNELTALEAVASSTGSLQALTDRRTIAWTGSAEITQQAMAVRRYATPAPNHDAGTRCTYLVAYEGAPRDYDAWLGHYLAGHVPLMQRLPEIRELEIYTRLETVSALPARREQAVQRNKVVFDTAEALTHALHSPIRHDMRRDYEASPPFDGHNVHFPMTSRYVRVLAE
- a CDS encoding flavin reductase family protein, which codes for MSLFENPAEPRAFAPADEFRRGMRRLAGGVTIVAARLADGSPCGLAATAVCSVTTEPAALLTCVNRSSSLGSVIAEGMPFTVNVLAAHHEELARAFGGMLGLDQTARFLAGDWREAHNGAPRLADALVSFTCRVARTVDVSSHLVVIGEVEHVNLPEDDAARPHLIYHNGTFRQIGESSA
- a CDS encoding LLM class flavin-dependent oxidoreductase, with translation MSEVVQNPMRGPNPFKVGVFSANADGGLSFTTVPERWTAQWDDVQRAAVIADQGGLDFFLPIARWKGFGGATNAREWSFETFTFAAALAAVTRRIALFMTVHVPLVHPIYAAKALATVDHVSHGRAGLNIVCGWNPDEFAMFGTKLSETPYVQAAEWTEILTRLYNDPAPLDFAGQFYQLKQAVSKPAALQSPRPVTMNAAFGPPGRDFAAQYCDYLFTTFTDIDTGRQHIDDVRTRAAKVGRDVGVYTVAHVVCRETEREARDYYDYYSRDHADEAALDYHMKQKQGFSKSHEDDAYRLYRQRFAAGTGSYPLVGTPEQIVEQMVRMHEAGFGGAALTFVNYVEELPFFCERVVPLMRERGLRVE